A stretch of Brassica napus cultivar Da-Ae chromosome C6, Da-Ae, whole genome shotgun sequence DNA encodes these proteins:
- the LOC106415237 gene encoding far upstream element-binding protein 2, with the protein MAEEDTIAYPVQPSDHKRKLENIESEILDQHTGSIDCSNEASVDDAKEASDYSQAKRHKLDGKADDGLGIGGTVEKKQESGEEEGTGNSLIEKVQEPNQAEESVDKMDDNGKTEDNQPASVEATTSQDVSVEESKEVNTSKEANDALVQKEVENESKVVDDAGGCQEQTVEESKEVNGSGSHEEVGDGSKEVSGGTSHKEVDDTQSTTRKIEVPSSKVGTLIGKGGEMVRNLQLSSGAKIQIRRDSEADPNAALRPVEIIGNLASIEKAEKLINEVIAQSEGGGVPALFVRAAPEQIEIKVPNDKVGVIIGRGGETIKNMQTKSRARIQLIPLEEGDGSKERTVRISGDKRQIDIATALIKDVMYQDTRPSHYSGSYNSPAYQPRGPGGPPQWGGSRGTHGPHSMPYNYHHGGPYPSHGSHYRPPNSGGYPPQHMPPRSGYGPGWEQRPPHSGPYDYYSRQGPQNPGPVPNHAAPYSQAGGQQNYGQMYDQPNYDNPPMQQSYGGYQQGYPPAGGQHQMQQPSRPYGMQGPAEQGYGPPRPAAPSVDVPYQGPPQAAPSYGANMAPPQQQYGYASSTPGQQTYPSYSSAAPSDGYNGTQAAAVTPAYEQHGVPPASGVQQTSGGYGQAPQTGGYSSYPSTQPSYGNAPAQSNGNYGYGSQYPSYGGGNASAYSAPVGQTAYSQPAPAQAGYDQSATQPAGYAAAPGTAQ; encoded by the exons ATGGCGGAAGAAGATACTATCGCTTACCCTGTGCAGCCTTCCGACCACAAGCGCAAGCTTGAGAATATCGAATCGGAGATCCTCGATCAACATACCGGCTCGATTGATTGTTCTAACGAAGCTTCTGTTGATGATGCGAAAGAAGCATCTGATTATTCTCAGGCGAAGCGACACAAGCTCGACGGCAAGGCCGATGATGGGTTAg GTATTGGAGGAACtgtagaaaaaaaacaagagagtgGTGAAGAAGAGGGAACTGGTAATAGTCTAATTGAGAAAGTGCAGGAGCCCAATCAGGCTGAGGAATCCGTAGATAAGATGGATGATAATGGTAAGACTGAGGATAACCAACCAGCTTCTGTTGAGGCTACAACCTCCCAGGATGTTTCTGTTGAAGAAAGTAAAGAGGTGAACACTAGTAAGGAAGCGAATGATGCTCTTGTTCAGAAAGAAGTTGAAAACGAAAGCAAGGTAGTGGATGATGCTGGTGGTTGTCAGGAGCAGACTGTTGAAGAAAGTAAGGAAGTTAACGGCAGTGGTTCTCATGAAGAGGTTGGCGATGGAAGTAAAGAAGTCAGTGGTGGCACTTCTCATAAGGAGGTTGACGACACCCAATCCACAACTCGCAAAATAGAAGTCCCGAGTTCAAAG GTTGGCACGCTTATTGGTAAAGGTGGGGAGATGGTACGGAATCTCCAGCTCAGTTCTGGTGccaaaatccaaatccggaGGGATTCTGAGGCTGATCCAAATGCAGCTTTAAGACCAGTGGAGATAATTGGGAATCTTGCTTCTATTGAGAAAGCAGAGAAGCTTATTAATGAAGTTATAGCACAG TCTGAAGGAGGAGGTGTACCTGCCCTTTTTGTAAGAGCGGCCCCAGAGCAAATTGAGATCAAAGTTCCAAATGATAAG GTTGGTGTGATCATTGGCCGAGGCGGGGAGACTATCAAAAACATGCAGACAAAGTCGAGAGCACGGATTCAG TTAATACCACTTGAAGAAGGCGATGGCTCTAAGGAAAGGACTGTTCGTATTTCTGGGGATAAAAGGCAAATTGATATAGCTACCGCGTTGATAAAGGATGTCATGTATCAG GATACAAGGCCATCACACTATTCTGGTAGTTATAACTCGCCTGCTTACCAACCACGAGGACCCGGTGGTCCGCCTCAATGGGGTGGTTCACGTGGTACTCATGGGCCCCATTCAATGCCATACAATTATCATCATGGTGGACCATACCCGTCTCATGGTTCACATTACAGACCTCCCAACTCCGGCGGTTATCCTCCACAACATATGCCTCCGAGGAGTGGATATGGTCCTGGTTGGGAACAAAGGCCTCCACATTCTGGTCCATATGATTATTACAGTAGGCAAGGACCTCAAAATCCAGGTCCTGTGCCCAACCATGCTGCTCCGTACTCTCAGGCAGGTGGTCAGCAGAATTATGGGCAGATGTATGATCAGCCAAACTATGATAATCCTCCTATGCAGCAATCTTATGGTGGATACCAACAGGGCTATCCACCGGCCGGTGGTCAGCACCAAATGCAGCAGCCAAGTAGACCTTATGGGATGCAAGGACCAGCCGAGCAAGGATATGGGCCTCCAAGGCCAGCAGCACCTTCTGTTGATGTGCCTTACCAAGGTCCACCTCAAGCAGCACCATCGTATGGTGCAAACATGGCTCCACCACAACAGCAATATGGTTATGCATCAAGTACTCCTGGTCAGCAAACTTACCCTTCATACAGCTCTGCAGCACCATCCGATGGTTATAATGGTACACAGGCAGCAGCAGTTACCCCAGCTTATGAACAGCATGGTGTTCCGCCAGCTTCTGGTGTGCAGCAAACTTCAGGTGGATATGGGCAAGCACCTCAAACCGGTGGTTATAGCTCATATCCCTCTACACAGCCGTCTTATGGTAATGCCCCGGCTCAGAGCAATGGAAACTACGGCTACGGCTCTCAGTATCCTAGCTATGGAGGTGGAAACGCATCAGCATATTCCGCACCTGTTGGCCAAACCGCTTATTCCCAGCCTGCACCTGCTCAGGCGGGCTATGATCAGTCTGCAACTCAGCCAGCAGGCTATGCAGCTGCTCCAGGAACAGCACAGTGA